A window of Psychroflexus sp. ALD_RP9 contains these coding sequences:
- a CDS encoding virulence RhuM family protein: MADHLPKESEFLLYTTPQGEVNLQVLILDETVWLTQEGMQELFGRAKSTISEHISNVFQEGELEKESVVRDFRTTASDGKKYNTSFYNLDVIISVGYRVKSFQGTQFRIWATKTLREYIIKGFAIDDNRLKQAQSTFGKDYFRELLDRVRSIRASEQRIYHQVTQIFAECSIDYNPKSEITKNFYAMVQNKFHFAITGQTAAEIIHKRADSKKPKMGLTTYKNAPDGRVLRTDAKIAKNYLEEDEIKELERNVSGYFDYIENLIKRRNTFTMQGLAESVDKFLNFNEYQILEGKGRISNKQAVAKAAKEYDTFNKTQKIISDFEKHLKAHNNYNNDNKNS, encoded by the coding sequence ATGGCAGACCATTTACCAAAAGAAAGCGAGTTTTTACTGTACACAACACCGCAGGGTGAGGTAAACTTACAGGTACTCATTTTAGACGAAACCGTTTGGCTCACACAAGAGGGGATGCAAGAATTGTTTGGTAGAGCAAAATCTACCATTAGCGAGCATATTTCTAATGTATTCCAAGAAGGAGAACTAGAAAAAGAGTCAGTTGTTCGGGATTTCCGAACAACTGCATCAGATGGTAAAAAATACAATACCTCGTTTTACAATCTAGATGTAATTATTTCAGTAGGCTATCGTGTAAAATCGTTTCAAGGTACACAATTCCGTATTTGGGCTACAAAAACCTTACGTGAATATATTATCAAAGGCTTTGCTATAGACGATAACCGTTTAAAACAAGCACAAAGCACATTCGGTAAAGACTATTTCAGAGAGTTACTCGATAGAGTTCGCTCTATACGTGCCAGCGAGCAACGCATTTACCACCAGGTAACACAAATATTTGCAGAGTGTAGTATAGATTATAATCCTAAAAGCGAGATTACTAAAAATTTTTATGCAATGGTGCAAAACAAATTTCATTTCGCCATTACAGGTCAAACAGCAGCCGAAATTATTCATAAACGTGCAGATAGCAAAAAGCCAAAAATGGGCTTAACCACATACAAAAATGCACCAGACGGCAGAGTCTTAAGAACCGATGCTAAAATTGCAAAAAACTATTTAGAGGAAGATGAAATTAAAGAGTTAGAACGCAATGTTTCTGGCTACTTCGATTATATCGAAAACCTAATCAAAAGACGTAACACCTTTACTATGCAAGGTCTTGCAGAAAGCGTAGACAAGTTTTTAAACTTTAACGAATATCAAATTCTAGAAGGTAAAGGACGTATTTCAAACAAACAGGCAGTTGCAAAAGCAGCTAAAGAATATGATACATTTAATAAAACCCAAAAAATCATTTCAGATTTTGAAAAACATTTGAAGGCACATAATAATTATAATAACGACAATAAAAATAGTTAG
- a CDS encoding DUF4268 domain-containing protein, translating into MYLINKLNNNISKLKQKTFSELKLKEREHLQEWIAKNPNSLGEELLIIQKEFSGFNNTNERLDLLALDKYGNLVIIENKLDDSGKDVTWQAIKYASYCASLTKQDIIKIYQDYLKSSAVAQDKISEFFDNKDISEIVLNQGLNSQRLILVAANFRKEVTSSVLWLMNFKIRIQCFKVTPFEFKDNLFLNVEQILPTKDTEDFAISIASKAQQEIETLETLKNSHRKRLNFWEQFLEASNKKNNLFTNHSPSKDNWIGKGIGMSGVSLNLVASSTYCRAEIFINKGDQELNKEMFDFLFRLKDEIEHAFGNKLIWERMDENVTSRIKAQMNGVSYFNQSDWNKMNDFLIDVSVKMKKAFDKPVKRLSDFMKK; encoded by the coding sequence ATGTATCTCATCAATAAACTAAACAACAACATTTCTAAACTAAAACAAAAAACCTTTTCTGAGTTAAAACTCAAAGAAAGAGAACACCTTCAAGAATGGATTGCCAAAAATCCAAATTCCTTAGGCGAAGAATTACTCATCATTCAAAAAGAGTTCAGCGGTTTTAATAATACCAACGAAAGACTAGATTTATTAGCACTAGATAAATATGGTAATTTAGTCATTATAGAAAATAAATTAGACGATTCCGGTAAAGATGTAACTTGGCAAGCCATAAAATATGCATCTTATTGCGCAAGCCTTACCAAACAAGATATCATTAAGATCTACCAAGATTATTTAAAATCTTCAGCAGTAGCACAAGATAAAATTTCAGAGTTTTTTGACAACAAAGACATTTCAGAAATTGTACTCAACCAGGGCTTAAATTCTCAAAGACTAATCCTGGTCGCAGCTAATTTCAGAAAAGAAGTCACTTCCTCCGTGCTGTGGCTGATGAATTTTAAAATCAGAATTCAATGTTTCAAAGTAACACCATTCGAATTTAAAGATAATTTATTTTTAAATGTAGAACAGATTTTACCTACTAAGGATACAGAAGATTTTGCCATTAGCATAGCTTCAAAAGCACAACAAGAAATTGAAACCCTAGAAACTTTAAAGAATAGCCATAGAAAACGATTAAACTTTTGGGAACAGTTTTTAGAGGCCAGTAATAAAAAAAATAACCTGTTTACCAATCATTCACCGTCAAAAGACAATTGGATAGGTAAAGGTATTGGTATGAGCGGTGTGAGTTTAAACTTGGTGGCATCAAGTACTTATTGCAGAGCCGAAATCTTCATCAACAAAGGAGATCAAGAATTAAATAAAGAAATGTTCGACTTCCTATTTAGATTGAAAGATGAAATAGAACATGCTTTTGGAAACAAGCTAATATGGGAAAGAATGGACGAAAATGTTACGTCACGCATCAAAGCTCAAATGAATGGCGTAAGTTATTTTAACCAATCCGATTGGAATAAAATGAACGATTTCCTAATCGATGTGTCTGTTAAAATGAAAAAGGCTTTTGATAAACCCGTAAAAAGACTAAGTGATTTCATGAAGAAATAA
- a CDS encoding DUF6922 domain-containing protein codes for MKANRNILNVFPKYLFWDMDRSKLSLKRDKEIIIPRALYATTKETFSKDILVLERYYSKSDILNILKHTKENISNEVCVLVSKRYNTAPFYRYAV; via the coding sequence ATGAAAGCTAACAGGAACATATTAAATGTCTTTCCAAAATATTTGTTTTGGGATATGGACAGGAGTAAACTTTCTTTAAAAAGAGATAAAGAAATTATTATTCCCAGAGCTTTATATGCTACTACTAAAGAAACATTCTCTAAAGATATTTTGGTTCTAGAGCGTTATTACTCAAAAAGCGATATTTTAAATATTTTAAAGCATACCAAAGAAAATATTAGCAATGAGGTGTGTGTACTCGTTAGTAAACGCTACAATACGGCACCTTTTTATCGTTACGCAGTATAA
- a CDS encoding nucleotidyl transferase AbiEii/AbiGii toxin family protein, translating into MQAVSSALFKTIIELQALPSLSMFALAGGTNLALRFNHRISEDIDLFSTSIVGFKGFESIAAEVKSFYGDQVLNMSYPVRENDQFVFLRFLIVKDDVTIKVDIIHNMKALYPFETYKKIKCYDVNDIGLFKLVSCANRPAKKDIYDLEYITDSIQLLDLYNLLKEKKYKFNKPNDRNIFDLDKAPDPIDDPYTLLKFDKTKFKNSRHFHAHDNIKVATNAKSWVEARIYWRQKVKVLYAKLDIPYKSK; encoded by the coding sequence ATGCAAGCGGTTTCCTCTGCACTATTTAAAACTATTATAGAATTACAAGCTTTACCTAGTTTGTCTATGTTTGCCTTAGCAGGCGGTACAAATTTAGCATTAAGATTTAATCACCGTATATCTGAAGATATTGACTTATTCTCTACATCTATAGTTGGTTTTAAAGGCTTTGAATCTATCGCAGCTGAAGTTAAATCATTTTACGGTGACCAGGTTTTAAACATGAGTTACCCAGTTAGAGAAAATGATCAGTTCGTATTTCTACGTTTTTTAATTGTAAAAGATGATGTCACTATAAAAGTAGATATCATTCACAATATGAAAGCACTTTATCCTTTTGAAACATATAAAAAAATCAAGTGTTATGATGTAAATGATATTGGTTTGTTCAAATTGGTAAGTTGTGCTAACAGACCTGCAAAAAAAGATATTTATGATTTAGAGTATATAACAGATTCAATACAACTACTAGATTTATATAATCTCTTGAAAGAGAAAAAATATAAATTTAACAAACCAAATGATAGAAATATCTTCGATTTAGACAAAGCACCAGACCCAATAGACGATCCTTACACACTTTTGAAATTTGACAAAACAAAATTTAAAAACAGCAGACATTTTCATGCTCATGATAATATTAAAGTTGCTACAAATGCAAAATCATGGGTTGAAGCTAGAATCTATTGGCGTCAAAAGGTAAAAGTTTTATATGCAAAATTAGATATTCCTTATAAAAGCAAATAG
- a CDS encoding DUF6943 family protein: protein MFKLNAYKLKVYVESHKPTKNPKFYILNKGNNAGRPMVLPCPNCFVVSTKTETERDSLYWLCYSAWQTQGFRPFLRGSVIPFITTGDTKFVINECLINLNASRLMQQVKSFKAVQKQQELLKLQLQKYDELKQIIALNMLKA from the coding sequence ATGTTCAAATTGAATGCTTACAAGTTGAAGGTTTATGTTGAAAGCCATAAACCAACCAAAAATCCAAAGTTTTACATCTTAAACAAAGGGAACAATGCTGGCCGACCGATGGTCTTGCCTTGCCCGAATTGCTTTGTGGTCTCAACCAAAACTGAAACCGAACGCGATAGCCTGTATTGGCTGTGTTATTCGGCTTGGCAAACACAAGGGTTTAGACCGTTTTTAAGGGGTTCGGTAATTCCTTTTATAACCACAGGCGACACCAAGTTTGTGATTAATGAATGTCTTATCAACCTCAACGCATCCCGACTCATGCAGCAGGTGAAATCTTTTAAAGCCGTTCAAAAGCAACAAGAATTGTTGAAGCTCCAATTGCAGAAATATGACGAGCTTAAACAGATCATCGCCCTCAACATGCTAAAGGCTTAA
- a CDS encoding DUF5675 family protein, with protein sequence MLVKLGLYRGHFPHGTVGALYLFDEFLSFTIELPWVRNQRNISAIPDGVYELKMRYSAKFKWHLQLDDVPNRSWILMHPANDASTELEGCIAPVSSLVDIARGYSSRKALEHILGKLRPYFMAKHRVELEVRSSHFEDHILQQKQMRHDN encoded by the coding sequence ATGTTGGTAAAGTTAGGCTTATATAGAGGGCATTTTCCGCATGGTACGGTTGGTGCCCTTTATTTATTTGATGAATTTTTAAGCTTTACGATAGAACTTCCTTGGGTAAGGAATCAACGAAATATTTCAGCTATTCCTGATGGTGTTTATGAGTTAAAAATGAGGTATTCAGCAAAATTCAAATGGCATCTTCAACTGGACGATGTGCCGAATAGGAGTTGGATTTTGATGCATCCTGCCAATGATGCTTCCACCGAATTAGAAGGCTGTATTGCTCCTGTTAGCAGCTTAGTCGATATTGCCAGAGGTTATTCCTCTCGGAAAGCTTTAGAGCATATTTTAGGCAAGCTTCGCCCCTATTTTATGGCTAAACACAGGGTAGAATTAGAAGTGCGAAGTTCACATTTTGAAGATCATATTCTTCAACAAAAACAAATGAGACATGACAATTAA
- a CDS encoding polysaccharide deacetylase family protein — protein MLKSSWFYNLLYPKRLWRFTDNNIYLTFDDGPIPEVTPWVLKQLKQFKAKATFFCIGDNIKKHPEIFLQIINEGHSIGNHSMQHLNGWKTNTEDYIEDINNCQQIIKQLSKETCLFRPPYGKCTSKQAKILHQKGFKIVMWDVITKDYDMRKSPQECFKIYKSQVRNGSIIVMHDSQKAFKNLHYILPKILKEKYHFKAI, from the coding sequence ATGCTAAAAAGCAGTTGGTTTTATAATTTACTTTACCCAAAACGACTTTGGCGTTTTACTGATAACAATATTTATTTAACCTTTGATGACGGACCAATACCTGAGGTAACACCTTGGGTTTTAAAGCAATTAAAACAATTTAAAGCCAAAGCAACTTTTTTCTGTATCGGTGATAATATTAAAAAGCATCCAGAAATTTTTCTACAGATTATAAATGAAGGTCACAGCATTGGTAATCATAGCATGCAACACCTCAATGGTTGGAAAACAAATACCGAAGACTATATAGAAGATATAAATAATTGCCAGCAAATCATTAAACAATTAAGTAAAGAAACTTGCTTATTTAGACCACCATACGGCAAGTGCACTTCTAAACAAGCGAAAATTTTACACCAAAAGGGATTTAAAATCGTGATGTGGGATGTAATTACAAAAGACTACGATATGCGAAAATCACCTCAAGAATGTTTTAAAATTTACAAGTCACAAGTTAGAAATGGTAGCATTATTGTTATGCATGATAGCCAAAAAGCATTTAAAAACCTACACTACATTTTACCAAAAATCTTAAAGGAAAAATATCATTTTAAAGCGATTTAA